Genomic segment of Gloeocapsa sp. PCC 7428:
GTGAATCTTTACCAACTGATACTTATTTTGCTTCCAAAGCAGGTTGGACTTCTAGTACTAGACAAGAAGTAGCATATATAAGTGACGGGAAAACTGCTTACATTTTAGCAATCTTTGCTGAAGACCGCGCTTTTGCCCAAAACTGGGAAATTTTTCCTCAAATGTCTCGTCTAGTTTATGAACATATGACACGCGATAAATAAACTAGTTTTTATAAGAATAAGTTGATTTTGTCAGCTTGTTTCTTGTTGCAGTTGCATTTTTCTAGCGCTGCGCTTTGCGCGATCGCCTTTAACTTAAACAAAAAATATTTTTGAGGCGATCGCACTTCCCGAACTAGAATGATGAATGCGATCGCTCTTAAAAAATTTACCCATCTACGTTCCTAGTTCTCTGACATAGGGAGGACGGCTTTTTACTAACTGTTTAATAAGACAAGAGCTTCCGCCTGGGGTTGTAGTTCTTCTGGAACAAGGTACTGAATAAGAACACTACCTATCTAAACACAAAGCTTTAGTCATCTCGTCCGTCGCCTTCTCTAAGCTGACGAATTAAGATTACAGGGCTTTGTTGAGTTCCTGTTCTTCGCCTTATGCTTTCGCATCTAGCAACAATCTTATGATGCGCGGCTAAACCTTTACAGTACCTTATCTCTCGCTCTAGTGCTTTAATCACCGCATCATTCAAAGACTCGTCTTGCGACTTGTGCAATTTCAACTGAGTAAGTAATCCTACTGGAAAACGCACAGTCAAAGATTCTCGTTCTTCCATTTTATGGAACTATAACGTGATACCAAATAATGATATCACAAACTAAATTATAATGAGAAAAGCCTACTTCCTTCACATCTGATTTGTTCAGATTTAATAAAGCACAGTCCCCAAAGAGATCGCACCAAATACGATAAGAATTATTCCTGAAGTTCTATTAATCCATACAAAACCGCGTTGAGAAAAGCGCGATCGCAAAACATCAATTCCAAAACTGAGAAACAACCACCATAAAGCTGAACCAATAAACACACCTATCACTAAAATTATTGCATCAAAATAACTTCCTTCTACCACTCCCAACCCCGCAAAAATTGCCACGAATGAAAGAATTGTTGCAGGATTAGCCAACGTCAGAAACAACGTAGAAGCATAACTACCAAATAAACTATTACTTTTAACCGAAGCAGAAACTTCTGCTGGTTTACTCAAGAATGTTTTAATACCGAGATAACAGAGAAAGATTCCACCAATTAAACGAATCCATAGCTGTTGATTAACTAAAAAATTAGAAACCAAGGTTAATCCAAAACCAGCAATGCAACCATAAAAAGCATCAGCCGTCGCCGCACCCAAACCCGAAACCAAACCCGCAGTATGCCCATGCGCGAGAGTGCGCCGGATGCATAATACCCCAATTGGTCCTACTGGTGCTGCAATTGAAAAGCCGAGAATCATACCTTGCAGCAAAAAGCTGATATTCATGAATGTATAGAATTATTTGGTGGTAAAGGCATTACTGCGGTTTCTTTAAGTGTGGATAAAACTACTGTGGTACGGGTTCTTACAATTCCTGGTAGTTCTTTAAGGTAAGCTTAGCGAATGAATTCCCTGCTACACAAACAAAGTCCACGGAGGTGGACTGACTCTTGTTTGTAGTGTACGAAGGTACACTTCGCTCAAGTAGCCCCTGACTTTAGTCAGAGGGCGTCTACGATTCACAACGATAATATTTAAACAGCAACTTGAACTGTGTTGTGTAGTATATTCTCTATTTGCCAGCAATTCAGGTCAGTTAAAGCGCGATCGCGATACATTCCATACCGTTGCTGCTTATTTTTAATCCTCTGTGCTAAATCGGGTAGAATTCCAAAATTAGGAGGCATTGGCTGAAAATGCTTCGGTGATGCGGAACTAATAAACTCAAACAGCGCCCCCATCATTGTAGTTTGTGGTAGGCTTAACGGTTCTTTCCCCAATGCCAGCCGCGCCGCATTTGTTCCGGCTAACCAACCACCAGCAGCAGCGGCGGTATAACCTTCTGTACCAATTAACTGTCCCGCAGCAAGTAAAGTCGCACGCTGTTTAAACTGCAAAGTCGGTAACAGTAACTCTGGGGCGTG
This window contains:
- a CDS encoding YlcI/YnfO family protein, giving the protein MEERESLTVRFPVGLLTQLKLHKSQDESLNDAVIKALEREIRYCKGLAAHHKIVARCESIRRRTGTQQSPVILIRQLREGDGRDD
- a CDS encoding LysE family translocator, coding for MNISFLLQGMILGFSIAAPVGPIGVLCIRRTLAHGHTAGLVSGLGAATADAFYGCIAGFGLTLVSNFLVNQQLWIRLIGGIFLCYLGIKTFLSKPAEVSASVKSNSLFGSYASTLFLTLANPATILSFVAIFAGLGVVEGSYFDAIILVIGVFIGSALWWLFLSFGIDVLRSRFSQRGFVWINRTSGIILIVFGAISLGTVLY